A stretch of the Sulfolobus acidocaldarius SUSAZ genome encodes the following:
- a CDS encoding glutamine synthetase — protein sequence MLKDEILELLKSGRIDYVRVVFVDILGNVRGRSLRRAEFEKVLNERGVEYSESLILLDYRDEPIRSTYADMFAQADLATFSVIPYLERTGRVLSYLTQIDGSPHPLCSRSLLIKGIQKLEEVGLKLQVAFEPTFYLIKFKDSRAFPADEARAFSLEGLMEEQNLLKDLIKNLESSNIKVQSVNKHYGPGQYEITFSLSDVLEAADSLIFARETIRDTARLYNAYSTFMPKPFRNYPSSSMDIFLKILDKDNNPVGVDANDSKGLGLSKILYNFIAGIIEHLPSIIAIASPTINSYKRFKEVVTPTIMGVGTERHFVLRIPVTYKDYGIIEFRLADPLANPYLLLSSLIFSGIDGIERNLDVEVNQSLGALPTSLREAVKSLDKDTKLKYNLGQEIINMFIELKNKEIEDYEGEITDWEINAYLKSGW from the coding sequence TTGCTTAAGGATGAAATATTGGAGCTACTTAAATCTGGAAGAATAGATTATGTTAGAGTGGTGTTTGTAGATATACTTGGAAATGTAAGGGGTCGCTCCCTAAGAAGAGCAGAATTTGAAAAAGTTCTAAATGAGAGGGGAGTCGAATACTCTGAATCATTGATTCTACTTGACTACAGAGATGAACCTATAAGATCAACATATGCGGATATGTTTGCGCAGGCAGATTTAGCCACATTTAGTGTAATTCCTTATTTAGAAAGAACAGGTAGAGTATTAAGCTATCTAACACAAATCGATGGATCCCCTCATCCGTTATGCTCAAGATCCTTATTAATTAAGGGAATACAAAAGTTGGAGGAAGTAGGTTTAAAGTTACAAGTCGCATTCGAGCCAACTTTCTATCTGATAAAGTTTAAGGATAGTAGAGCATTTCCCGCAGACGAAGCTAGAGCATTCTCCTTAGAAGGCTTAATGGAGGAACAAAATCTGTTAAAAGATCTCATAAAAAATCTCGAAAGTAGTAATATAAAAGTACAATCAGTAAATAAACATTATGGTCCTGGTCAATACGAAATCACATTTTCATTGAGCGATGTATTGGAAGCTGCAGACTCTTTAATATTCGCAAGAGAGACCATAAGAGACACAGCTAGATTGTATAACGCTTATTCAACATTCATGCCAAAACCATTTAGGAACTATCCTAGCAGTAGCATGGATATTTTCCTTAAAATATTAGACAAGGATAATAATCCGGTGGGAGTTGACGCAAATGATAGTAAAGGTCTAGGATTAAGTAAGATATTATATAATTTCATTGCAGGTATAATAGAACACTTACCATCCATAATTGCTATAGCTTCACCTACCATCAATTCCTATAAGAGGTTTAAAGAGGTAGTTACTCCTACAATTATGGGAGTAGGCACAGAAAGACACTTCGTTCTAAGGATACCAGTGACATACAAGGATTATGGTATTATAGAGTTTAGGCTAGCAGATCCTTTAGCGAATCCTTATCTATTACTATCGTCCCTAATATTTTCGGGTATAGATGGGATAGAGAGAAACTTGGATGTGGAAGTAAATCAAAGCCTTGGTGCACTTCCTACGAGTTTAAGGGAAGCAGTAAAGAGTTTAGATAAAGATACAAAATTGAAATATAATCTAGGTCAGGAGATTATAAATATGTTCATTGAATTAAAGAACAAAGAGATAGAGGATTACGAGGGCGAAATTACTGATTGGGAAATTAATGCGTATCTTAAGTCTGGTTGGTAA
- a CDS encoding methyltransferase — MIKKLARDLGVWKKVEILGDIALIGIPFNENLEEVKKYAEQIMQNINYVKSVWGKYRDINGDYRLSTTIHLAGERRSETIYRENGCKFALDVTKVFFSSKLSYEHLRVARLVKPGETIINMFSGFGPFSIISSILGKPSVVYSIDINPYAYYYMMVNIDLNKTFNVIPIYGDAFKKIYSLPVADRIISPLPEKSYEAYKVAIERLRKDGVLHLYDEVSVNENEDPVEIAKRKYPNVEFARVVRSVNPKTYHVVLDIRK, encoded by the coding sequence TTGATAAAAAAGTTGGCGAGAGACTTAGGAGTTTGGAAAAAAGTTGAGATCTTAGGAGATATAGCCTTAATTGGAATTCCGTTTAACGAAAATCTGGAGGAAGTCAAGAAATATGCAGAGCAAATTATGCAGAATATTAATTATGTGAAAAGCGTCTGGGGTAAATACAGAGATATAAATGGAGATTATAGGTTATCGACGACCATTCATTTAGCAGGTGAAAGACGAAGTGAGACGATATACAGGGAGAACGGTTGTAAATTCGCTCTTGACGTGACGAAGGTATTCTTCTCCTCTAAATTATCCTACGAGCATTTGCGAGTTGCGAGGTTGGTAAAGCCGGGTGAAACAATTATAAACATGTTTTCAGGATTCGGTCCTTTTTCAATTATCTCGAGTATTTTAGGGAAACCCAGTGTAGTTTATTCTATAGATATTAATCCTTATGCTTACTATTATATGATGGTTAATATAGACTTGAACAAAACATTTAATGTAATACCAATTTATGGAGATGCTTTTAAGAAAATTTATTCGTTACCAGTTGCAGATAGAATAATATCTCCATTGCCTGAAAAGTCTTATGAAGCTTACAAAGTAGCTATCGAAAGGCTTAGGAAGGATGGTGTTCTGCATTTGTATGACGAGGTGTCAGTTAACGAAAACGAAGATCCTGTGGAAATAGCTAAACGAAAGTACCCTAATGTCGAATTCGCAAGAGTTGTAAGAAGCGTTAATCCAAAGACCTATCATGTTGTCCTAGATATTAGAAAGTAA
- a CDS encoding amidohydrolase yields the protein MKTIIRGGIVLGAEKPLKKIYIGVDRSKIDVVSQEEPIGYEDAELNVGGWDRLVAPGFITLHTYISLYPFRYRIFSGKMNANSLMSTMSQSDVYYFALLGAYHLMRTGVTTVVFSDRYNDNVARAVINVGLKPIIAVPVGCNNSPENWEKEFRILYNRWSHEGSNNVILRLCEPQDSIEVFEIAREYKIPVLVDRHVDLSQFKDIPNTVIALGGGGRGDFDTVKNNNLKLSFTPSFETSIFPLSELKPSMALDLVPNFDLRHEMSVAVNRLLLTSEEAFKAVTEWGYKQLNINAGVFVKDSSADIVVLEFREPPSFPLDYASPYDNLVYGGYNIETVFVNGEAVLDGGVPLNVGLKDVEEAIKRVEEIDKKVGERLRSLEKS from the coding sequence ATGAAGACCATAATAAGGGGAGGAATAGTACTAGGTGCTGAAAAACCTTTAAAGAAGATTTACATAGGTGTGGATAGATCAAAGATAGATGTTGTAAGTCAAGAGGAGCCCATTGGTTATGAGGACGCGGAGTTGAATGTGGGAGGATGGGATAGGTTAGTTGCACCAGGTTTCATTACTTTGCATACTTACATTTCTTTATATCCGTTTAGATACAGGATATTCTCTGGCAAGATGAATGCTAACAGTCTAATGTCTACAATGTCTCAGTCTGATGTATATTATTTTGCATTACTTGGTGCATATCATTTAATGAGAACAGGGGTTACAACAGTTGTATTTAGTGATAGATATAATGATAATGTTGCAAGGGCTGTGATAAATGTAGGACTAAAGCCTATAATCGCAGTTCCTGTTGGCTGTAACAACTCGCCTGAAAATTGGGAAAAAGAGTTCAGGATATTATATAATAGATGGAGTCACGAAGGTTCAAATAACGTTATATTACGTTTATGTGAACCTCAGGATTCAATTGAAGTCTTTGAAATAGCTAGAGAATATAAGATACCTGTACTCGTTGACAGACACGTAGATTTAAGTCAATTCAAGGATATCCCAAATACAGTCATAGCACTAGGAGGAGGTGGGAGAGGAGATTTTGACACAGTTAAAAACAATAATCTGAAATTAAGTTTCACTCCATCGTTTGAAACGTCCATATTTCCACTCAGTGAACTTAAACCTTCTATGGCTTTAGACTTAGTTCCAAATTTCGATTTAAGGCATGAAATGTCCGTTGCAGTCAATAGATTATTACTTACTTCTGAAGAGGCATTTAAGGCTGTAACTGAATGGGGTTATAAGCAATTGAATATAAACGCAGGAGTATTTGTGAAAGATTCGTCGGCAGATATAGTTGTGCTTGAATTCAGGGAGCCACCCTCATTCCCATTAGATTATGCGTCTCCATATGATAATCTAGTTTACGGTGGCTATAATATTGAGACAGTTTTCGTGAATGGTGAGGCAGTTTTAGATGGCGGTGTGCCGTTAAATGTAGGTTTAAAGGATGTAGAAGAAGCCATAAAGAGGGTCGAAGAAATTGATAAAAAAGTTGGCGAGAGACTTAGGAGTTTGGAAAAAAGTTGA
- a CDS encoding peptidase M54: MYKVLLIRLTNLDNLIVNSVRTHLMNMGFEVEVNEEIFHLNAELFNWERWQYNADKLLQLVKLAFERYPYDAIIGIGEADGFSDGLNFVFGLSTKKYGLVFLSRLKEEFYGRVINSSLYIERTLKEVTHELGHTLGLGHCNNKACVMNFSVSVEDVDKKSKYFCTSCSDKLNINNKS; this comes from the coding sequence GTGTATAAAGTTTTGCTAATTAGACTTACCAACCTAGATAATCTGATAGTAAATAGTGTAAGAACACATTTAATGAATATGGGATTTGAGGTTGAAGTAAATGAGGAAATTTTTCATTTGAATGCTGAGTTATTTAATTGGGAAAGATGGCAGTATAATGCTGATAAATTATTACAGTTAGTTAAACTAGCCTTTGAGAGATACCCTTATGATGCGATTATAGGTATAGGAGAAGCAGATGGTTTTTCAGATGGTCTTAATTTTGTCTTTGGCCTTTCTACAAAAAAATATGGTTTAGTTTTTCTATCCAGATTAAAGGAGGAATTTTATGGTAGAGTAATTAACTCAAGTCTATATATAGAGAGAACTTTAAAGGAAGTTACACATGAATTAGGTCATACCTTAGGATTAGGTCATTGTAATAATAAGGCATGTGTTATGAACTTCAGTGTTTCAGTAGAGGATGTAGATAAAAAAAGCAAATACTTTTGCACATCGTGTTCCGACAAGTTAAATATCAACAACAAATCTTAA
- a CDS encoding archease, which yields MTRFEFFDHTADIGIIAYGRSLEEAFESAALAVFEVMTDTSKIEYKVEVEIEEIGSDLENLLYKWIESLLVYYDSDLLLFGKFKVNIDLNTMTLKGKAYGEKFNPEKHERRTVVKAMTYHEMLISQNDGTYILRFVVDI from the coding sequence ATGACTCGTTTCGAGTTCTTTGATCACACTGCAGATATAGGAATAATAGCATATGGTAGAAGTTTAGAGGAGGCATTCGAAAGTGCAGCACTGGCCGTTTTTGAAGTTATGACTGATACGAGTAAAATAGAATATAAGGTGGAGGTAGAGATAGAGGAGATCGGTTCTGATTTAGAGAACTTATTATATAAATGGATAGAAAGTTTACTTGTATATTATGATTCAGATTTACTTTTATTTGGTAAATTTAAAGTTAATATAGACTTAAACACTATGACCCTTAAGGGTAAAGCATATGGTGAAAAGTTCAATCCTGAAAAACATGAAAGGAGAACTGTAGTGAAAGCAATGACATATCATGAGATGCTGATAAGTCAGAACGATGGAACTTATATTTTAAGATTTGTTGTTGATATTTAA
- a CDS encoding cytidylate kinase, with amino-acid sequence MKIIISGPPGSGKSSVAKILSSKLSIKYVSAGLIFRDLAKRMNIDIVKLNKLAEDDFEIDKKIDLEMFKLIKSQDNVIIESHIGGWLFHNLSDLSIYLRAPLDVRTKRIASRDHISEDEAIIQIIKRERSHRERFLRYYGIDILDLSVFDLVINTSYLLPEDVADIILGVISRKNLHSALSH; translated from the coding sequence ATGAAAATTATAATAAGTGGTCCGCCTGGTAGCGGTAAATCATCTGTAGCAAAAATATTATCATCAAAGCTTTCAATTAAATACGTATCAGCGGGTTTAATTTTTAGAGACTTAGCTAAGCGGATGAATATAGATATTGTAAAATTAAATAAGTTGGCTGAGGACGATTTTGAAATAGATAAAAAAATAGATTTAGAGATGTTCAAATTAATTAAAAGCCAAGACAATGTAATAATCGAGTCCCACATAGGGGGTTGGCTATTTCATAACTTATCTGATCTCTCTATATATTTGAGGGCTCCTTTAGATGTTAGAACCAAGAGAATAGCTAGCAGAGATCATATTTCTGAAGACGAGGCAATAATTCAAATTATAAAACGTGAGAGGAGTCACAGAGAAAGGTTTTTGAGATATTATGGTATAGACATATTAGACTTGTCGGTTTTCGACCTAGTAATAAATACAAGCTATCTATTACCGGAGGATGTGGCAGATATCATATTAGGAGTTATCTCACGTAAAAACTTACACTCGGCTCTGTCCCATTGA
- the rpl34e gene encoding 50S ribosomal protein L34 (the function of this protein in the ribosome is unknown) gives MPTPQQRSGSFRKVFVKLPSGKSTIHYERRKGNIARCGMCKKPLNGVKNNYTHKYSKTEKRPERVYGGYLCHKCLESLIKMTIRGIS, from the coding sequence ATGCCTACGCCACAACAAAGATCAGGGTCTTTTAGGAAAGTCTTTGTTAAGTTACCTTCTGGGAAATCAACAATACATTATGAAAGAAGAAAGGGCAATATTGCACGCTGTGGTATGTGTAAGAAACCATTAAACGGTGTGAAAAATAATTATACGCATAAATATAGCAAGACAGAGAAAAGACCAGAAAGGGTTTATGGTGGATATCTATGCCATAAATGCCTAGAATCTCTAATTAAAATGACTATAAGAGGGATTTCATGA
- a CDS encoding adenylate kinase, whose protein sequence is MKIGIVTGIPGVGKSTVLAKVKEILDNQSINNKIINYGDFMLATALKLGYAKDRDEMRKLSVEKQKKLQIDAAKGIAEEARVGGDGYLFIDTHAVIRTPSGYLPGLPSYVITEINPSVIFLLEADPKIILSRQKRDTTRNRNDYSDESVILETINFARYAATASAVLAGSTVKVIINVEGDPSIAANEIIRSMK, encoded by the coding sequence ATGAAAATTGGTATTGTAACTGGAATTCCTGGCGTAGGGAAAAGTACTGTCTTGGCTAAAGTTAAAGAGATATTGGATAATCAAAGTATAAATAACAAGATCATAAATTATGGAGATTTTATGTTAGCAACAGCATTAAAGTTAGGCTATGCTAAAGACAGAGACGAAATGAGGAAATTATCTGTTGAAAAGCAGAAGAAATTGCAGATTGATGCGGCTAAAGGTATAGCTGAAGAGGCAAGAGTAGGTGGAGACGGATATCTGTTCATAGACACGCATGCTGTGATACGTACACCTTCTGGATATTTACCTGGCTTACCGTCATATGTAATTACAGAAATAAATCCATCTGTTATCTTTTTATTGGAAGCTGATCCTAAGATAATATTATCAAGGCAAAAGAGAGATACAACAAGGAATAGAAATGATTATAGCGACGAATCAGTTATATTAGAAACCATAAACTTCGCTAGATATGCAGCTACTGCTTCTGCAGTATTAGCCGGTTCTACTGTTAAGGTAATTATAAACGTGGAAGGAGATCCTAGTATAGCAGCTAATGAGATAATAAGATCTATGAAGTAA
- a CDS encoding preprotein translocase subunit SecY, with protein MGFMDFLAKMGENLPAVTKPKDKPTLTRKLLWTFIGLIVYLLMASIPLYGVTSSNSFLSNFLAQQIIFASSQGTLAQLGIGPVITSGLIMQILVGSKLINVDLTTQEGKSKFTQAEKALALIFIIVESSLFGYVFTRATSNILLPIIVVVQLIIASYIILLLDEMIQKGWGLGSGVSLFIMAGIMKVIFWNMFGIVSVQSQNLPVGFFPVLVSYITSGRNLQEIVLNTSSTTPYQPDLIGLIATIGLTILIVYLVNTNIYIPVTTQRLRGIRTTVPLNFLYVSSIPVIFVSVLGADIQLFASLANSISNSASGILTDIANAFFFPPQGVPHSVYALVVDPVGAAIYAAVFIVLSIVFGMLWIDVAGLDPKTQAEQMIRSGIEIPGMRTNSKIIEGILSKYIYALGFFSSLIVGLIAVIATFLGTYGTGVGLLLAITIAMQYYNLLAYERTLEMYPLLKRIVGE; from the coding sequence ATGGGTTTCATGGACTTTCTAGCCAAGATGGGAGAAAACCTTCCAGCGGTTACTAAACCAAAAGATAAGCCTACATTAACTAGAAAACTTTTATGGACATTTATAGGATTGATAGTATACTTGTTGATGGCTTCAATTCCTTTATATGGTGTTACCTCTTCTAATTCTTTTCTAAGTAACTTTTTAGCACAACAGATAATTTTTGCCTCATCACAGGGTACACTTGCGCAACTGGGAATAGGTCCTGTAATTACTTCAGGTTTAATAATGCAGATACTAGTTGGTTCTAAACTAATAAATGTAGATTTAACAACTCAAGAAGGGAAATCTAAATTTACACAGGCAGAAAAAGCATTGGCGCTAATTTTTATTATAGTTGAGTCTTCTTTATTTGGATATGTTTTTACTAGGGCTACAAGTAATATATTACTACCTATAATAGTGGTTGTCCAGCTAATAATTGCAAGCTACATTATACTCTTGCTTGACGAGATGATACAAAAAGGCTGGGGACTAGGATCTGGTGTAAGTTTGTTCATAATGGCAGGAATTATGAAAGTAATATTTTGGAATATGTTTGGAATAGTCTCCGTACAGAGTCAGAACTTACCTGTAGGTTTCTTCCCTGTATTAGTAAGTTATATCACATCGGGAAGGAACTTACAAGAAATAGTCCTAAATACAAGCTCTACAACTCCATATCAACCAGATTTAATTGGTTTAATAGCTACTATTGGTTTAACTATCCTGATAGTGTATTTGGTTAATACTAACATTTACATCCCCGTTACAACTCAAAGATTAAGGGGAATAAGAACAACAGTTCCATTGAACTTTCTTTATGTAAGTAGCATACCTGTTATATTTGTAAGCGTGTTAGGTGCTGATATTCAGCTTTTTGCATCCTTAGCAAATTCCATTTCAAATTCAGCTTCAGGAATACTTACAGATATTGCTAATGCATTTTTCTTTCCGCCACAGGGTGTTCCTCATAGTGTATATGCTTTAGTAGTAGATCCCGTAGGAGCGGCAATATATGCTGCAGTATTTATTGTTCTTTCAATAGTTTTCGGTATGTTATGGATAGATGTTGCAGGATTAGATCCTAAGACACAGGCTGAGCAAATGATTAGATCTGGTATAGAAATACCTGGGATGAGAACTAATTCAAAGATAATCGAGGGAATATTAAGTAAGTATATATATGCATTGGGCTTCTTTAGTTCTTTAATTGTAGGTTTAATTGCTGTGATAGCAACTTTCCTAGGTACTTATGGTACAGGTGTAGGTCTATTGTTAGCTATTACCATAGCTATGCAGTACTATAACTTGTTAGCGTACGAGAGAACATTAGAGATGTATCCATTGTTAAAGAGAATTGTGGGTGAGTAA
- a CDS encoding 50S ribosomal protein L15 has product MVVRKEKKSRKYRGYRNHGWGTKGQHRDRGAQGGRQIGMHKEKWSWTVKFGEGWYGKHGFRNPTSKLVNAIGLRKLQEYIDNDKIKIEEENGKKVIDLAKYGYDKLLGGGTLRLPLVIKVAKATEKAKERVKEIGGEIILTSSE; this is encoded by the coding sequence ATGGTAGTAAGAAAAGAGAAGAAGAGCAGGAAATATAGGGGTTATAGAAATCATGGTTGGGGAACCAAGGGTCAGCACAGAGATAGAGGCGCTCAGGGAGGTAGGCAAATTGGAATGCATAAGGAGAAGTGGTCATGGACAGTAAAGTTTGGAGAGGGCTGGTATGGTAAGCATGGATTTAGGAATCCAACCTCGAAGTTGGTTAATGCTATTGGTCTTAGAAAGTTACAAGAGTACATAGATAATGATAAAATTAAAATAGAAGAAGAAAATGGTAAGAAGGTAATTGATTTAGCCAAATATGGCTACGATAAATTGTTAGGAGGAGGCACTTTAAGGTTACCGCTAGTTATAAAAGTCGCTAAGGCCACTGAAAAAGCTAAAGAAAGAGTGAAAGAAATCGGAGGAGAAATTATATTAACCTCAAGTGAATAG
- a CDS encoding 50S ribosomal protein L30, with translation MNELIGVIRIRGWAATPWYIQDTLSMLRLKNAFNAMIYPKDSSIQGMLNLVSSYVTWGELNDEGLRLLVSKLEISKGKKVNEEYVKDKLNVDFQSFVESIKDGKLRLNKLNETFSLPIRLHPPKGGFKGKVSRPFRAGGEFGYRGDKINELIRRMV, from the coding sequence GTGAATGAACTGATAGGAGTAATTAGGATAAGAGGTTGGGCTGCAACTCCCTGGTATATTCAAGATACACTGAGTATGCTGAGGTTAAAGAATGCATTTAATGCGATGATATATCCTAAAGATTCATCTATACAAGGTATGCTAAATTTAGTTTCGTCATACGTTACATGGGGAGAGCTTAATGACGAAGGATTACGTTTATTGGTATCTAAGCTGGAGATCTCTAAAGGTAAGAAAGTTAATGAAGAGTATGTAAAGGATAAACTAAATGTAGATTTTCAAAGCTTCGTAGAGAGTATAAAAGACGGTAAGCTTAGATTGAACAAGCTTAACGAAACATTTAGTCTACCTATAAGGCTTCATCCACCTAAGGGTGGATTTAAAGGTAAAGTAAGCAGACCTTTTAGAGCTGGAGGAGAGTTTGGATATAGAGGAGATAAAATTAATGAGCTGATTAGGAGGATGGTATGA
- a CDS encoding 30S ribosomal protein S5 has product MSEEVPVIKLEDWKPRTKVGQLIKEGKINSMKELFERNLPIVEPEIVDVLLPKLRYDIVDIGIVQKQTDAGELSRYKVLIVMGNMDGYISYGTGKAKQLRVAIQKAIRDAKMRIIPVRRGCGSWECTCGESHSLPFIVSGKAGSVEVTLLPAPKGTGLVVGSVLKTFLSLAGLKDVWSRTKGSTYTHENFIKAAYIALYNTYRFVTPVDWGRMK; this is encoded by the coding sequence ATGTCAGAGGAAGTTCCTGTTATCAAATTAGAGGATTGGAAGCCAAGAACTAAAGTAGGACAGCTTATCAAAGAAGGGAAAATTAATTCTATGAAGGAGTTATTCGAAAGGAATCTACCCATAGTGGAGCCTGAAATAGTTGATGTGTTATTGCCTAAGTTGAGATATGATATTGTGGATATTGGTATTGTTCAGAAACAGACTGATGCCGGTGAATTATCAAGATATAAGGTTCTAATAGTGATGGGTAATATGGACGGATATATTAGTTATGGAACAGGTAAGGCGAAGCAGTTACGTGTGGCTATTCAAAAGGCTATAAGAGATGCCAAAATGAGAATTATACCAGTAAGAAGAGGATGTGGAAGCTGGGAGTGCACTTGTGGTGAGTCTCATAGTTTACCATTTATAGTTTCAGGAAAAGCTGGAAGTGTAGAAGTCACCTTACTTCCTGCTCCAAAGGGCACTGGATTAGTGGTTGGATCTGTTCTCAAAACTTTCTTATCTTTAGCAGGTCTAAAGGATGTTTGGTCTAGGACTAAAGGGTCAACATATACGCATGAAAATTTCATAAAGGCGGCCTACATTGCATTATACAATACATATAGATTCGTAACACCTGTAGATTGGGGGAGAATGAAGTGA
- a CDS encoding 50S ribosomal protein L18, protein MAQGPNYRIKFRRRREGKTDYYTRYTYVINNAIRFVPRLTNKYVIVSVSKFDQKGDIMIAYAHSIELVKKYGWKGDTNNTPAAYLTGYLAGLRAVKSGVKTAVSDIGLFVPVKGGRIFAVIKGAIDAGLKIPVGDLGKLKERVNGSHISAYAQKLKNENQELYNKLFSSYIQKGLDPVLLPQHFEEVLNKIKEKGGN, encoded by the coding sequence ATGGCACAGGGACCTAATTATAGGATAAAGTTTAGAAGGAGAAGAGAAGGGAAAACAGACTATTATACGAGATATACTTATGTTATTAATAATGCAATAAGATTTGTTCCCAGGTTAACTAACAAGTACGTAATAGTCAGTGTGAGTAAGTTTGATCAAAAAGGAGATATAATGATAGCGTATGCTCACTCTATAGAGCTAGTAAAGAAATATGGTTGGAAAGGGGATACTAATAATACACCTGCAGCATATCTTACTGGTTATCTTGCAGGATTAAGGGCCGTTAAATCTGGTGTAAAAACTGCTGTTTCAGACATTGGCTTATTTGTACCTGTAAAAGGAGGAAGGATATTTGCAGTGATTAAAGGTGCAATAGACGCGGGCTTAAAGATTCCTGTTGGCGATTTAGGTAAATTGAAAGAAAGAGTTAATGGCAGCCATATATCTGCCTATGCTCAAAAATTGAAAAATGAGAACCAAGAATTATATAATAAGCTCTTCAGTTCATATATTCAGAAGGGTCTTGATCCTGTTTTACTTCCTCAGCACTTTGAGGAAGTGTTAAATAAGATTAAGGAAAAGGGTGGTAATTGA
- the rpl19e gene encoding 50S ribosomal protein L19 (interacts with several domains of 23S rRNA): MPEFQLQRRLAADIAGVGLNNVKFNPERLEEVEEALTREDIKKLIKERAVIVNPKRGISSGRLKERKNKRRSKGEGRKHGSRKGKRGARTGDKEIWIKKIRKIRRYIRWLRDNNVIDKHMYRLLYKRAKGNYFKNLSDVKSYLRQMGHKV; the protein is encoded by the coding sequence ATGCCTGAGTTTCAGTTACAAAGAAGATTAGCCGCAGATATAGCTGGAGTAGGATTAAATAACGTAAAGTTTAATCCTGAAAGATTAGAAGAAGTTGAAGAGGCATTAACGAGAGAAGATATTAAAAAGCTCATCAAAGAAAGGGCTGTTATAGTAAATCCTAAGAGAGGAATAAGTAGTGGTAGGTTAAAGGAAAGGAAAAATAAAAGAAGGTCTAAGGGTGAAGGAAGAAAACATGGAAGCCGAAAAGGTAAAAGAGGTGCTAGGACAGGCGACAAGGAGATTTGGATTAAAAAGATAAGAAAGATTCGTAGATATATAAGGTGGCTAAGGGATAATAACGTAATAGATAAGCATATGTATAGGTTACTTTATAAGAGAGCGAAAGGTAACTATTTTAAGAACCTTTCGGATGTGAAAAGTTATCTGAGGCAGATGGGTCATAAGGTGTAA
- a CDS encoding 50S ribosomal protein L32: MTNQTNVTKRTKKNMKSPGKTIEFLRFDWDKYYRIGRQERWRKPRGIDNAIRLELKGYQPKVKIGYRTDKQIRGLHPSGLRPVLVKSVKDLEAFAKGKQDVIIIISSTIGLRKRIELIKKAEELGLKIANR; this comes from the coding sequence TTGACGAATCAGACTAATGTGACTAAACGAACTAAGAAAAATATGAAATCTCCTGGAAAGACGATAGAATTCCTCAGATTTGACTGGGATAAGTATTATAGAATAGGTAGACAAGAGAGATGGAGAAAGCCTAGAGGAATAGATAATGCTATAAGACTTGAGCTGAAAGGATATCAGCCAAAGGTAAAAATAGGGTATAGGACTGATAAGCAAATTAGAGGCTTACATCCATCAGGTTTGAGGCCTGTTTTGGTAAAAAGTGTAAAGGATTTAGAGGCATTCGCTAAAGGCAAGCAGGATGTGATAATCATAATAAGTTCAACAATAGGTTTAAGAAAGAGGATTGAGTTAATTAAGAAGGCTGAGGAGTTGGGCCTTAAGATCGCAAATAGGTGA